The DNA segment CGGCTAAAACTATATCATGTATATGGCGTTCATTTTAACTATCAAAAATAACTTTTTTTCATCCATTTTCTAGATATATTGGATTATTTACTCTAAAAAGCAATTTAGCTCTTGCCAAATCTGGTAATTTTGTTACAAATAGGCAGGTAGAATCGCAATTTTTCGTCTTATCTCGGCGCAAGCCTTGGCTTTTATGAAATTTTATTACAACTTAACTCTTATTAGGTGGCAACCATGACCTCTCAATTATCTCAACTTAAAGCCATGACAACAGTCGTTGCCGACACCGGTGATGTAGATGCAATTGCTCAATATCAGCCTGAAGATGCAACCACAAATCCATCACTATTATTAAAAGCAGCAAGTCTTGAAAATTATCAACCATTACTTGCCCAAGCGGTTACCTGGGCAAAAGCCCAATCTGATGATAAAAACCAGCAAATCATTGATGCAGGCGATAAATTATCAGTATTAATTGGGTTAGAAATTTTAAAAGTGATCCCTGGACGTATTTCAACTGAAGTGGACTCCCGTTTATCTTTTGATATAGACGCTACCGTAGCAAAAGCTGAAAAGTTAATTGCCCTATACAATGAAGCGGGCATTGCGACAGATCGAATATTGATCAAGATGGCTTCTACTTGGGAAGGCATAAAAGCAGCGGAGATACTCGAAAGTAAAGGGATTAACTGTAATCTAACGTTATTATTCAGTTTCTGCCAAGCACAAGCTTGTGCTGAAGCCGGCGTGTTTTTGATTTCTCCTTTTGTAGGTAGAATTCTTGACTGGTATAAAAAAAGCACAGGCAAGGATAGCTACCCTGCCGCAGAAGACCCTGGTGTTGTTTCTGTAACAAGCATCTTCAACTATTACAAGAAATTCGACTATAAAACCATTGTAATGGGTGCAAGTTTTAGAAATAAAGAAGAAATTTTAGAGCTTGCTGGTTGTGACCGTTTAACGATAAGCCCGCAATTATTAGCCGAGTTAGAGCAAAACAATGCCCTTGTTGCACAAAAGCTTATCGCTGGAGAAGTGTCAACCGAACGTCCGCAAGCATTAAACGAGCAAACATTCCGCTGGCAGATGAACGAAGATGCCATGGCGACTGAAAAACTTGCTGAAGGTATTCGAGGCTTTACCGCTGATCAAATTAAACTTGAAGATAAACTCGCCAGTTTGTTTTAATTTAATTCATTATTTGTTGTTTTTATCTTCAAAAAACAACATCTGATTAAAAAGTCGCCAAGTGCGACTTTTTTATTATTATTTTGTAACTAAAGTGTTTCATTTTTGAATTTGCTGTGTTATTAAAAAGAGGCGTTTTAAAAATAATAAAAAATAAGGAGCTTTAATATGGACCCAGTTGATAGTTTAATACAGTTAATTGAAGGTAAATCGAAACCCAAAGCAAAAGCAAAATGTAAATGGCGTGAGATTGAGCAACTTAAAGAAAAATTAGAACTAGAAAAGCAAATTGAATTTTATGACGGCTCTCTAGAGCATCTTCTAGAAGAGTATTAATTCGCACTATTTGTTTATAATTAAAAACCCCGTTATTACGGGGTTTTTTAATTCAGGGAAGAATTAACTTAGAATTGCCAGGGATGGTTTGAATTCTGTTAATTCAGGGATGAATTAACTTAGAATTACCAGGGACCGTTCCTACGCATCCTCGGCAATTGCTCCATGCATTGCTCTAATATACAACGTCCATGTTGAAAACGGTTTGAATTCTGTTAATGCATAAAATTAATATTTACTTATTTAATAACCAACAAATTGAGCGTACACCTGTACACCTACAATAATTGGAATATACTAAAATTCAATATTTTCACGTAGACAAAACCTCGTAAAACATAATCACAAAAACCTAACACACTGACAAATAAGAACTTTTAAACATCCAAACATTTAAACTGACTACTATCACTTTTCAGTGTACACTTGTTTTACATTTATTTGATTGAATTATAAACACCAACTGGTCATACTAGTTCATCAAAAATGAGCAAACCCAACAAAATAGAACACACGCACTATGGCTACACAAGTTATTAAACAGAAGATTTCACAAGGTTATTCTTTCATGGAAGAACTACTAAATTCGATCACCCATGGGGTGGGAGCGCTGTTAAGCGTCGCCGCATTAACCTTGATGATTATTGTTGCTAACGATGCCTTTGAACTTACCAGTGCGATTGTTTACGGCTCAAGTATGGTTATCTTGTTTTTAGCCTCTACGCTTTATCATAGTGTGACCAACGCATCGGCTAAAAAAGTTCTTAAACTTTTAGACCATTGCGCTATTTATTTATTGATTGCCGGCACCTACACGCCATTTATGCTAATAAGTATTAAAGGTGCATGGGGATATTCGATTTTATCTGTCGTGTGGACTATGGCAATTGTAGGGATCTATTTCAAAATTGTGTATAAACAACGCTTTCCAAAAGTGTCGCTGTTTACTTATTTAGCAATGGGTTGGCTGATCATTATCGCTGCACCGCAAATGATCGCAAATGTAGCTACCGGTGGCTTAATTCTTCTTGCCTCTGGCGGCGCGGCCTACAGTTTAGGCGCCGTATTTTACGCCATTAAGAAAATTCCATTCAATCACGCCATATGGCACGTCTTTGTTTTAGCTGGCAGCATCTGTCATTTTTTAGCTATCTACCTCTATGTCATCGAATAGCTCGCAAGAGTTAATTAGGCTGCTATTTGATAAAAACCATGAATAAATTTACCAGCTAAGGTAAAGTTAGTTAATTAAACACCTGTTTAAAATTGATCAATAACTCTTAGCAGGTGAACGACAAACCGTTATCAGGATTAATTATGCAATATGCCGATATTACTGGCTGGGGAAAATATACTCCGCCAGCCAAACTTAGCAATGAAGATTTAGCTACCTTTATGGATACCAGCGATGAGTGGATTTCATCTCGCACCGGTATCAAAGAGCGCCGTATATCTCATATTAACACTGCTCATATGGCAGCACTTGCCGGCAAACAAGCTCTTGCTAGAGCAGGTGTAGAAGCTGATGATATAGACCTGATCATTGTAGCAACTTGTACCCCTGATACATTAGTGCCCAATACAGCATCAAAAGTGCAAAATTTATTAGGCACCAACAATAGTGCCTGTGTTGATTTAAGTTCAGCTTGTACTGGCTTTCTTTATGCTTTGCAAAATGCAACCGCACAAATTCGCGCCGGAATGATCAATAAAGCATTGGTTATTGGCGCGGAAAGAATGAGCTGGTTTGTAAACTGGGGCGTGCGTGATACCGCGGTATTATTTGGTGATGGTGCGGGGGCAATGGTGCTTGAGGCAGCCGATAATAAATGCGGTTTGTTGGAAGCCAAATTGGGTTGTGACTCATCAGCACGAGATATCTTAAATATCACCAACTTTGGTACCGATATGGATCGCTATGAAAATCCGCCGGGGCCATTGCAAATAGACTTTTTAGGACCTGAAATTTTTAAACGTGCCGTCCGTGGAATGGGTAAAGCTACCGAAACAGTTATGAGTAATGCAAACCTCAAAGCTGAAGATATTGACTTGCTTGTACCACATCAAGCCAATTTAAGGATCATTGAGACATTACAGAGCAAGTTAAAATTAAAAGACGAGCAATGTATGGTCAATATCCAAAAATATGGTAATACCTCTGCAGCAACAGTTCCAATTGCTCTTTGTGAAGCAGTTGAGCAGGGCAAAGTAAAAGCGGGTGATACCATCATGTCTGCTGCATTTGGTGCAGGTCTCACTTGGGGCGCAGGTTATATAAAATGGGGTGACAATGTCTCGCCGAAAAACGACTATGTACAAGAAGAGCAGGATTGTAATAAAACAGCAAAAGAGCTACTTGCAGTAGCGATTAAGCATTGTACAGAGAATAACTAACATCTACTTTTGCTACTAAATAAAAACGAGCTAATGCATTTACTGATTAAGCTCGTTTTTTTATACCTTTCTACCAATTCAAAACGTATTTATCTATCACCATCCCAACTGAATAACTTGGCGCTTAGTATTAAGCAAATAGCGGTCATCGACAATAAAACCGCGAATTGATAACTCACGTCCTGCAGGGTCGCCCCTTCTGTTATTATGCTGCGCGCTGCACTTACCAAGTGAGTTAATGGAAACACTTCGGCAATATTTTGCACAAATTGTGGTGCACCTTCCAATGAAAACCATACCCCTGACAATAACATCATCGGCCAAGTTGCCATATTTAATAAGCCACCTACCAGCTCTTGTGATTTACTGCGGGTAGATATTAATAAACCAAGACTAATTAAACTCATAGCCCCGACAATAGCAATTAAGAATAAATTTAAGTAGCTGCCATGCATAATAAAATCAAAGAAAAAATTACAACCTATATAAACCACTGACACCATAAATAATACGATAAACAAACGTGACAATAACTGCGCAGAAATAAACTCTAATGCTGATAAAGGTGTCGCTTTTAATCGTTTAAGTACCGAGTTTTTTCTATAGCGAACAATGACATAACCAACACCAAACAAGCAGCTAAACATCATATTCATACCAAAAATACCAGGTAATACCCAATCAATATAACGAATTGGTTCGCCAGTAGTTACCATACGATTTAAGCCATCAGCATCATGAACAAATATTTTTTCAACCATATAACTTTTTGGCGATTGTTCATTAACCCAATATTGCTTAGCTGCTGAATCTATGATCATATCAATGCCATGTTGATCTAATTTAAGCATTGCTTTATCAAGTTGTTCATAATGGACAAAATCGATGTACTTAGTTTGCATGAACGGATGAACGTTTTCTGAACTTTCAGCCATTGCTGTAATCACCCCTACTTTGTATACCCCTCTACCCTCACCTGAAAAAGCAAAGGAAAAAATAACGAGTAACAGCACAGGAAATAAAATATTCCACGCCAATGATGATTTATCTCGAAAAAACTCCAAATTACGGGCTTTAACAACAGCAGCAAATCTTGAGAATTTAAACATGTGAAGTGCCTCCCAGCGTGTGTCCGGTGAGTTTCAAAAATAGATCGTCTAAATTGGCCGATTTAATGTGTAACCCCGTTAACGGCACAGCAAGTTCAATTAATTCATTGACGGTTTTTTCAACATTACTGGTCTTAATTTCAACCAGGCTTTCTTCAACATTCCATTGCTGATTTTGAATAAGCTCTTGATTAACATTTTCTATAGGAAGATAAATAAATACCTGTTTAAAATGGCGAGTAAGCAGCTGTTTAGGTGAGCCTTGCTCTATAATTTTACCATTATCCATGATGACTATATTGTCACAAAGCTGCTCTGCTTCATCCATATAGTGCGTGGTTAAAATCACCGTTTTTCCTTGCGCTTTAATATTTTTAATCAACTGCCAAAAGTGTCTTCTTGACTGTGGATCTAACCCCGTTGTAGGCTCATCCAAAAACACTATTTCAGGATCATTGATTAACGCCAGCGCCAGTAATAGGCGTTGTTTTTGACCACCTGACAATAAGCCATTATCGCGGTCAACAAACTCGCCTAAATCACAAAGCTCTATCAAGGTTTCATTTGATAAGGTTTTTTCATAAAAAGAGGAAAATAAATTAAGTGTTTCAGTAACGGTTAAAAAGTCTTGCAGTGCGGTACTTTGAAATTGAATACCGATTAACTGACTGACGTCACCACCGGTTTCAGTATTATAGTTAACCGTTCCTGAGGTCTTATTAATTATCCCTTCCATAATTTCAATGGTAGTGGTTTTACCCGCACCATTTGGCCCTAATAAACCAAAACAATGCCCCTTGATAATATCGAAGCTAACATCATCTACGGCCTTTACATCTTTATAGTGTTTCGTTAAATTTTCTACCGTAATGATTTTCATAAGTTACTCAATTAATTATTTGAAGGTTAACAGGTGAGCGCAAAACTCTTTCAACGTTTTCAATAATTCTTTTTTGCCGGTTAATTTAAACTCTTCGCACACTTCAGCATAGTTCTGTTGCTGAATGACTTTACGCAGTGTAACTGCTGCCCCCAATCTATCTGCTTGCACCTTATCGGCATTTTCAGCTAGATAACTAGTCAAACAGCGATTAATTGCTGGAGCACAGCATGAGAAAACTCTATGACCTTGAACAAAGTCAGCAAGGGTTTGTAGATCTCGCTCAGCAGGTAAGCTTAGGTTATCAGCATGAGCGAATATTTCAGACATTAATTGTGTATCTAAATATTTGTATTCATCACTCGCGTAATACCTTAAATCTCGATAAAACTGCTGTGTGATTTGTTTGCTTAATTGTTCAGCCTGCTCTGTAAGTGGTTTTAATACCAATGCAGAATGTTCTCCACTTGCAGCATCTTTACTAAAACCAATTCGAGCAAGATTAAACTGGCAGGTAAACCAATAGGAAAGTAGTTGTTGGTTCGCGCCAAAACTTGAGCCGATAAAGTCAAAGCCCCTGTCTTTACCTGCACTGGCACAGTAATTTAAAAGTTGTGAGCCTAACCCTTTCCCTTGCAACTCAGGATGTACAGCAATTCGAACGACGCGCAAATATCGATAATTGAATGTGTCTTCGATGCCGCAATGCACTAACAATGACTGCGGAATAAAGTGGCCTTTAAGCCGCCTTTGCGAACGCTTTATTTTGATCGCTAAATCACTCTCGACGTTACCTTCAGCAAGTAATAAAGCAACGGCTAAAATATGGTCATGTTGCTGCTGTATAATCACACTCACATTAGGATCATCAAGTAGAAGCTTTAAATCACTGGGCTTTGTTTGATAGTGGGCAGTTACCAACAATGAGAATACGTTATTTAAAAGAATTTCATCTTTGCTTAAATCTTTACTAGTAATTACCTTGTGTTGAACGGCCTTATCAGCACAATACAGAGCATTGGACAGCTCGCTGTTTAATAACAAACTGGCAAAGGTAAATTGTTCTAACGGATCATTGATTGCCCAGCGAATGGGCTCTTTCATATGAAAATATTGTCCACTTGGGCGTGACTGTTTTAACTGTTTTAAAAACTTTCCACTAAAGCCTCTACCAGCCCCCTCATAACCGTGTATTGTCGAAACAAACACTTGCCGATGATAGTTATCAGACAATGACTTTAGCATTGGCAAAGGAATACCAGCAGCTTCATCTACAAGTAGCAGATGGCAACTTGGCTGTTGTTTAATGATTACATCCAGCGGAACAAATTTAACAGTAGACGTTTGATAATTAACAACTTTTCCGCTTTGCACAGCTTTGGGTAAACTTATTAGCAGTTGTTTGAAAAATATATTAACCGCATCAGGGTGTGGCGCAGTAATAATAATAGTTTTGTTGTTTTGTTTTAATATTTCACTTGCAGCAATAGCCAAAGCACTAGACTTCCCTCTGCCTCGGTCTGCGGTAATAACCAGCGGTCTATCGCGATGACCATGAACAACATTGATAATTTTATCTACCGCGACTTCTTGTTCTTTGGTAATACAAGAAAATTTAAATTCGGTTTCAACAATAGGATGATCTTCTAGCTCACCTGAAGTAGCGTTTGGTAATAAGGGAAGAGTCTCATTTTTTTGTTCAACTCGGTATATCTGCTCAAACTTATCAGTAAACGATAATAGCCTTTGGCTAAAAGGGCTGCTTTCAAGAAGTGGTACAGACAATAACAGCACACATTGACCACCCGCAATTAATGTACCCGACAACGCAGCAAAAGCATCGACATTAAAACTATCTGTTACGGCAAAAATAATGTGTTTTTGCTCTGTGCCTAAATACTGGCGGTAGGTTTTATTATTTACATAAATAATATCGGTACGCGCATCTTTAACAGGCTCAAATGAAAAAAATAATGCCCCCGACAATGACTCGTTAATAATTGTATTATTTTGTTGTTCAAGCCATTGCTTTTCACCTACAAAAACAAACAAACTGCGTGTTTGTTTCAGTAAAGAAAACTGCTGAATTTGAGTAAATAACCGCCGATATTTGATTTGACTAACCATTTAATATTTCTAACTATTTTTATCAGTTTAACAGGTAATCGTAAAAAAATTATATCCCGTATGAGAAATTATCCGTTAGTTGACAATAAACACAGCAATTTATTCACAAAAAATTACAAAAATTGACCCAAATCAACAACATTTTTTCAATACCATCTATACTAATTTGTAAGTCCACAAAACATTAGAATTATCATGAATGAAATAGCCGGTTCAGAGCAACAAAAAAAAGATGAACGTAATACCTTTTTATTCCTTACAGTTTTCCTAGCTCCCATCCTAGCAGTTGCTATTGTTGGTGGTTTAGGTTTTGCTATTTGGATTAGTCAACTGATATTAGGTCCTCCAGGAGTTTAAGTAACTTTTATGACCGTAAACGTCGACCAATCACGCCGTAATTTTTTAAGAGGCAGAAAACCAACTATCGCTCCAGCATTCAGGCTACCTTGGATCACGAGTGAGCATGCATTTATTAACGACTGTACACAGTGTAATGACTGTATAACAGCCTGTGGCGAAAACATCATAGTTAAAGGAGACGACGGCTATCCTAGAATTGATTTTGAGCAAGGTGAATGTACTTTCTGTGAGGATTGCATCACAAGTTGCAACCAGTCTTTTTTTCTAGAAGATAAAACAGGACAAGCCTGGCCGAGTAAATTTAACATTAAAGACAATTGTTTAGCCAAAAACGATGTGTTTTGTCAAAGCTGTAAAGATGCTTGTGAAAGCCGTGCAATTAGCTTTACTTATGTTGACAGCGCAATTCCACAACCCCAAATAACTCAAGATCTATGTACCGGGTGTGGTGCATGCATCAAACCTTGCCCAACAGATTCAACTGAATTACTCCTGTTTAAGGAATTAACATAATGACCGAAACAACTGAATATCATGTGGCAAGTTTTATTGCTCAAATTGATGTTAGTAAAAAAGATGCGGTAATAAAAAGCATCGAAGCAACACCTGGCGCAGAAATTCATGCCAGCAACGACACAGGAAAAATAGTATTTACCATAGAAGCTGATAATCAACGCATTATTGGCAACTATGCTGACCAAATCAAAGATCAATCGGGCATCTTTACCCTTGCTCCGGTTTACCACCAATATTTAGAAGAATAGTAGGAAAAGCTATGAAACTTAACCGCAGAGAATTTATAAAAGCGAATGCCGTTGCCGTAGCAGCAACAGCCGCAGGGGTTGCAATACCAGCAACAGCATCAAACTTAATCACCAGTAGCGAAATGACCAAATTAAAATGGGACAAAGCTCCTTGTCGTTTTTGTGGTACTGGTTGTAGTGTTAATGTAGCCACCATGGACAACAAAGTTGTTGCAACCCACGGTGATATTAACTCCCCTGTTAATAAAGGCCTCAACTGTATTAAGGGCTACTTTTTATCAAAAATTATGTATGGTAAAGACCGCTTAACCAAGCCTTTACTTAGAATGAAAGATGGCAAATTTGATAAGAATGGTGACTTTACTCCAATCACTTGGGACGCCGCTTTTGACATCATGGCCGAAAAAGCTAAAAAAACTCTAAAAGAAAAAGGTCCTACTGCTGTCGGTATGTTTGGCTCTGGTCAATGGACAGTGCAAGAAGGCTACGCTGCAGTTAAATTAATGAAAGCAGGCTTTAGAACCAACAATATTGATCCTAATGCCCGTCACTGTATGGCATCTGCGGTTGGTGGCTTTATGCGTACCTTTGGTATCGATGAGCCAATGGGTTGTTACGATGATTTTGAACATGCTGATGCCTTCGTATTATGGGGCTCAAACATGGCAGAAATGCACCCTATTTTATGGACGCGCATTACTGATCGTCGTTTAAGTGCACCACATGTAAAAGTTGCGGTGTTATCAACATTTGAACATCGCAGTTTTGATCTTGCCGACAACGGCATGATCTTTACCCCACAAACCGATTTAGCAATTTTAAACTTTATTGCTAACTACATTATTAAAACAGACAGGGTTAACAAAGACTTCATTACCAAACACACTAATTTCCGCTTAGGTAACACAGATATTGGTTATGGCTTACGTCCAGAACACCCACTAGAGAAAAATGCCAAGAACAGTGGCTCTACCGCAGGTGGCTCTAAAGCAATTAACTTTGAAGAATATGCAAAGTTTGTAAGCACTTATACAGCTGAATATGTATCAGAACTATCAACAGTTCCTGTTGATAAACTAAACGCTTTAGCCGAGCTATATGCTGATCCAAACACGAAAGTAACGTCACTTTGGACTATGGGCTTTAACCAACATACTCGCGGCGTTTGGGCAAATAACTTAGTTTATAATATTCATTTGCTAACCGGTAAGATTTCAACGCCAGGTAACAGCCCGTTTTCATTAACAGGTCAGCCATCTGCTTGTGGTACAGCACGTGAAGTTGGTACATTCTCTCATCGTTTACCTGCAGACATGGTTGTAAATAACCCTAAACACAGGGCAATAGCTGAGAAAATCTGGAAATTACCTGAAGGCACTATTCCGCCAAAACCTGGTTACCATGCCGTTTTACAAAACCGTAAGCTTAAAGACGGTGAACTAAATTTCTACTGGGTGCAATGTAATAACAACATGCAAGCTGCGGCAAATATTAACGAAGAAGGTTTACCTGGTTACCGTAACCCGAAAAACTTCATCGTTGTATCAGACCCATACCCAACAGTAACTGCACAAGCTGCTGACTTGATTTTACCAACAGCAATGTGGGTAGAAAAAGAAGGTGTATACGGTAATGCTGAGCGTCGTACCCAATCTTGGTACCAGCAAGTTAATGCACCAGAAGGGGCATTATCAGATATGTGGCAATTAGTTGAATTCTCTAAGCGTTTCCAAATTGAAGACGTTTGGCCAGAAGAGTTAATTGCAAAAATGCCAGAGTATCGTGGCAAATCATTATTCAACGTTTTATATGAAAACGGCCAAGTAAATAAATATCCGTTATCAGAAATTCCTGATGATAGATTAAACCAAGAATCACGTGATTTTGGTTTCTACATTCAAAAAGGCTTATTTGAAGAGTACGCAGAATTTGGTCGTGGCCATGCCCATGATTTAGCACCATATGATCGCTACCATCAAGAGCGCGGATTGCGCTGGCCAGTGGTTGATGGCAAAGAAACACTGTGGCGCTTTAAAGAAGGCTCTGATCCTTATGTTAAGCCTGGTTCAGATTTCGACTTTTATGGTAAACCAGACGGTAAAGCAGTTATTTTTGCCTTACCTTATGAGCCAGCAGCGGAATTCCCGGATGCTGAATACGACTTATGGTTATCAACCGGCCGTGTATTAGAACACTGGCATTCTGGCTCTATGACCCAACGTGTGCCTGAGCTTTATAAAGCAATGCCAGATGCGGTTGTTTACATGAACCCAGATGATGCTAAAAAGCGCGGTTTACGCCGAGGCGATCTAGTTAAGTTAATTTCTCGTCGTGGTGAAGTTGAAACCCGCGTTGAAACACGTGGTCGTAATAAGCCACCAAGAGGCCTAGTATTTATGCCTTGGTTTGATGCCAGCCGTTTAGTAAATAAAGTCACATTAGATGCAACCGACCCGCTTTCAAAAGAAACGGATTTCAAAAAATGTGCCATTAAAATAGTTAAAGCGTAAGGAGAATAACAATGAAAAAATCAATTATGGCCTTATTCTCAGCAAGTGTATTACTATCGTCTATTGCAGCGTTCAGCCATGCAGCTGAAGTAGCAACGCTTAGAGATGACACAAGTATTGAAACGCAAAAGCAACCAAAGTCTATGCCAAATGTTGTAAATACCGACATCAAGCAAAAGCGTAACTACCCTATGCAGCCGCCGATCATTCCACATAAAGTGAGAAACTACCAAGTAGATTTAAAAGTGAATAAGTGTATGTCTTGTCACTCGCGAAATCGCACCGAAGAGTCTCAAGCTCCTATGGTAAGTGTGACCCACTATATGGATAGAGATGGTAACTTTTTAGCGGAAGTGTCTCCTCGCAGATATTTTTGTAGTCAATGTCATGTACCACAACTAGATACAGATCCATTAGTGGACAATACATTTGAAGATATGAATACTCTGATGAAAGAAAAAGCTCAAAAAGCCAAAGCTGAAAAAGAGTAGGTACAGTGATGAAAAATTTAATAGTAAGAATTTGGAATACCCTACGCAAACCCAGCGTGCACTATAGTTTAGGCTTTTTAGTTATCGGTGGTTTCGTCGCAGGGATTATCTTCTGGGGTGGTTTTAACACCGCACTAGAAATAACCAATACCGAAGAGTTTTGTATTTCTTGTCATGAAATGGAAGATAACCCTTATGAAGAGTTAAAAACAACGATTCATTTCTCAAACCGATCTGGTGTTCGTGCTACATGTCCTGATTGTCATGTGCCACACAAATGGACCGATAAAATTGCTCGTAAAATGCAAGCATCGAAAGAAGTTTGGGGTAAAATTTTCGG comes from the Thalassotalea nanhaiensis genome and includes:
- a CDS encoding ABC transporter ATP-binding protein codes for the protein MKIITVENLTKHYKDVKAVDDVSFDIIKGHCFGLLGPNGAGKTTTIEIMEGIINKTSGTVNYNTETGGDVSQLIGIQFQSTALQDFLTVTETLNLFSSFYEKTLSNETLIELCDLGEFVDRDNGLLSGGQKQRLLLALALINDPEIVFLDEPTTGLDPQSRRHFWQLIKNIKAQGKTVILTTHYMDEAEQLCDNIVIMDNGKIIEQGSPKQLLTRHFKQVFIYLPIENVNQELIQNQQWNVEESLVEIKTSNVEKTVNELIELAVPLTGLHIKSANLDDLFLKLTGHTLGGTSHV
- a CDS encoding DUF3545 family protein, translating into MDPVDSLIQLIEGKSKPKAKAKCKWREIEQLKEKLELEKQIEFYDGSLEHLLEEY
- a CDS encoding ABC transporter permease, translated to MFKFSRFAAVVKARNLEFFRDKSSLAWNILFPVLLLVIFSFAFSGEGRGVYKVGVITAMAESSENVHPFMQTKYIDFVHYEQLDKAMLKLDQHGIDMIIDSAAKQYWVNEQSPKSYMVEKIFVHDADGLNRMVTTGEPIRYIDWVLPGIFGMNMMFSCLFGVGYVIVRYRKNSVLKRLKATPLSALEFISAQLLSRLFIVLFMVSVVYIGCNFFFDFIMHGSYLNLFLIAIVGAMSLISLGLLISTRSKSQELVGGLLNMATWPMMLLSGVWFSLEGAPQFVQNIAEVFPLTHLVSAARSIITEGATLQDVSYQFAVLLSMTAICLILSAKLFSWDGDR
- the tal gene encoding transaldolase yields the protein MTSQLSQLKAMTTVVADTGDVDAIAQYQPEDATTNPSLLLKAASLENYQPLLAQAVTWAKAQSDDKNQQIIDAGDKLSVLIGLEILKVIPGRISTEVDSRLSFDIDATVAKAEKLIALYNEAGIATDRILIKMASTWEGIKAAEILESKGINCNLTLLFSFCQAQACAEAGVFLISPFVGRILDWYKKSTGKDSYPAAEDPGVVSVTSIFNYYKKFDYKTIVMGASFRNKEEILELAGCDRLTISPQLLAELEQNNALVAQKLIAGEVSTERPQALNEQTFRWQMNEDAMATEKLAEGIRGFTADQIKLEDKLASLF
- a CDS encoding tRNA(Met) cytidine acetyltransferase TmcA, translating into MVSQIKYRRLFTQIQQFSLLKQTRSLFVFVGEKQWLEQQNNTIINESLSGALFFSFEPVKDARTDIIYVNNKTYRQYLGTEQKHIIFAVTDSFNVDAFAALSGTLIAGGQCVLLLSVPLLESSPFSQRLLSFTDKFEQIYRVEQKNETLPLLPNATSGELEDHPIVETEFKFSCITKEQEVAVDKIINVVHGHRDRPLVITADRGRGKSSALAIAASEILKQNNKTIIITAPHPDAVNIFFKQLLISLPKAVQSGKVVNYQTSTVKFVPLDVIIKQQPSCHLLLVDEAAGIPLPMLKSLSDNYHRQVFVSTIHGYEGAGRGFSGKFLKQLKQSRPSGQYFHMKEPIRWAINDPLEQFTFASLLLNSELSNALYCADKAVQHKVITSKDLSKDEILLNNVFSLLVTAHYQTKPSDLKLLLDDPNVSVIIQQQHDHILAVALLLAEGNVESDLAIKIKRSQRRLKGHFIPQSLLVHCGIEDTFNYRYLRVVRIAVHPELQGKGLGSQLLNYCASAGKDRGFDFIGSSFGANQQLLSYWFTCQFNLARIGFSKDAASGEHSALVLKPLTEQAEQLSKQITQQFYRDLRYYASDEYKYLDTQLMSEIFAHADNLSLPAERDLQTLADFVQGHRVFSCCAPAINRCLTSYLAENADKVQADRLGAAVTLRKVIQQQNYAEVCEEFKLTGKKELLKTLKEFCAHLLTFK
- the napE gene encoding periplasmic nitrate reductase, NapE protein codes for the protein MNEIAGSEQQKKDERNTFLFLTVFLAPILAVAIVGGLGFAIWISQLILGPPGV
- the napF gene encoding ferredoxin-type protein NapF, with product MTVNVDQSRRNFLRGRKPTIAPAFRLPWITSEHAFINDCTQCNDCITACGENIIVKGDDGYPRIDFEQGECTFCEDCITSCNQSFFLEDKTGQAWPSKFNIKDNCLAKNDVFCQSCKDACESRAISFTYVDSAIPQPQITQDLCTGCGACIKPCPTDSTELLLFKELT
- a CDS encoding chaperone NapD, whose product is MTETTEYHVASFIAQIDVSKKDAVIKSIEATPGAEIHASNDTGKIVFTIEADNQRIIGNYADQIKDQSGIFTLAPVYHQYLEE
- the trhA gene encoding PAQR family membrane homeostasis protein TrhA translates to MATQVIKQKISQGYSFMEELLNSITHGVGALLSVAALTLMIIVANDAFELTSAIVYGSSMVILFLASTLYHSVTNASAKKVLKLLDHCAIYLLIAGTYTPFMLISIKGAWGYSILSVVWTMAIVGIYFKIVYKQRFPKVSLFTYLAMGWLIIIAAPQMIANVATGGLILLASGGAAYSLGAVFYAIKKIPFNHAIWHVFVLAGSICHFLAIYLYVIE
- a CDS encoding ketoacyl-ACP synthase III, which gives rise to MQYADITGWGKYTPPAKLSNEDLATFMDTSDEWISSRTGIKERRISHINTAHMAALAGKQALARAGVEADDIDLIIVATCTPDTLVPNTASKVQNLLGTNNSACVDLSSACTGFLYALQNATAQIRAGMINKALVIGAERMSWFVNWGVRDTAVLFGDGAGAMVLEAADNKCGLLEAKLGCDSSARDILNITNFGTDMDRYENPPGPLQIDFLGPEIFKRAVRGMGKATETVMSNANLKAEDIDLLVPHQANLRIIETLQSKLKLKDEQCMVNIQKYGNTSAATVPIALCEAVEQGKVKAGDTIMSAAFGAGLTWGAGYIKWGDNVSPKNDYVQEEQDCNKTAKELLAVAIKHCTENN